The Paraburkholderia sp. PREW-6R genomic interval TCTGTTGCAGGCCTGCCGCTGGCCGCCTGCAGCCTCGTCGCAACCCGCCTTACTCGCCGACGCGAGCGCGCCAACGCGGCAGCTTTCGCCGCTTCGGCCGCCGTGGGCACTGCCGCTGCCACCGACCGGCAACCACTCAGGCCGCGCAGCGCCGGCGACAAACTCGCCTACTGGCTCTCCGCAAAGCGCGGCGTGCCATATGGCGTTGCACTTGCGTTGGGCGGTACCGCTGGTTTGTGGTTGCCCGTGATTTTCCGTTTGCCTCGTTTCTAAGCTTCCAGCCCCGGCCGCCGTCATGTCCAATACATTCAAACTCCTGTTGCTGGTCGTGGCTGCAGGCATTTTTGCGGTTCTTGCCCGCACGCTGTTTCTGAACGCGTCGAGCAACACGCCCGCGCCGGTCGAGTCGAGCAAGATGATTCGCGTCGCGGGCGCGGATCTGCCCGAAGGCCTGTTGCTGCGTGACAGCGATTTCGGCTGGCGCAGCGTCGAGAACGGCGATGTGCCGAGCGGCGCGATCGTCAAGGGGGCGGAGGGCACGGAACTGAAAGGCGCACTGTTGCGCCATCCCATTACGAAAGGCACGGTGATCGTGAGCGCGGACGTGATTCCCGCGAATGACCCGGGTTTCCTCGCCGCAACGCTGAAACCGGACATGCGCGCCGTCTCCGTGGCAATCGACGACGTGTCGGGCAACGCCGGTCTGATCCAGCCAGGCGATTACGTCGATCTGTTGATGACCCAGCAACTGGATCGGCAGGACGCGTCGCGCGATATGTCGATCACGAGCGAAACCGTCGCCCAGCGGGTGCGCGTGCTCGCGGTGGGGTCGCAATTCCAGCGCCCCAAGGGCAACACCTCCGATGTGGATTCGCACGGCACCGCGCGCACCGTCACGCTCGAAGTCACGCCGCACCGCGCCGAAGTGATCGCCGTGGCCGCCAAACTCGGCAGCCTCTCGCTCGCGCTGCGCAGTTTTGCGCGCACGGCGGTGGTGAACGCGGCCAGCGATGCGATCGAAGACGCGCCGCCGCCGGTGTACGCCGGTGACATCACGCACGCCGCGCGCGTACAGCGCGCGAGCGCACCCGCGACGCAACCCGAGGCCGTACGCGCCGTGCCAGTCGATGCTCCGGTGCAGGTGTTCCGCGGTTCGGACAAGAGCGCGGTCGGCAGCGAGTCGGGCGGTGCGTGGAGTTCGGGCACGCCGCCGCTGCCGCCCATTCCGTCCGGCATGGCGCTGCCCGGCGCCGTCAAGCAGACACCGTCCGGGCAGCCGGCGAAGAGTAACAGCGGCAATGGCGGCAATGGCGGCGGCATCAAGCCCATCGCGCAACAGTTTGTCGACGGCGTTCCGGTGGCGCAATGAGCCCCATCATGATTGCACGTCGCTTCGAATCGAATGCTTCACCGGAACTACCTGTCATGTCTGTTTCGCACAAGTCGCTCTGCGCCGCCGTTCTGCTGTCGTTCACTGCGTCGCTCGCGTGCGCGGCAGGCCACGCGGCTGTCCTCGAAGCGCCCCATTCGCCGGCTCGCACGCCGATCGTCGCGCACGCCGCTGCGTCATCGCAGCAGTCCGCGGCCGCAGGCAACGAAGCGCAACTGACCGTGGCTGCCGGGAAAGGTGAGATGGTCCGCCTGACGGAGCCCGCCACTGCCGTGTTCGTGGCCGATCCCGAAATCGCCGACGTGAACGTGCCGAATCCGCGCGCGGTGTTCGTGCTCGGCAAGAAAGCCGGCACGACGACGCTGTATGTACTCGGCGCCAACAACAAGCAGGTGTTGCGGCAGACCATCGTGGTGAGCCAGGACGTGACCACGCTCGATTCGATCCTGCGCGCCCGCTTCCCTGCCCTGCATCTGCAACTGATCAGCGCGCCAGGCTCGCTGATGATTTCCGGTGACGTGGACAACGCCGCCGAAGCCGACGCGATCGTCCAGACGCTCACACCGTATCTGAAAGAAAAGGAACAGCTGATCAACCGGCTGTCAATTCCGCGTCCGCTGCAGGTTCAGTTGCGCGTGCGGATCACGGAGATCGATCGCAACGTCACGCAGCAGCTCGGCATCAACTGGAACACGATCAGCAACTTTGCCGGCAACTTTTCGACCGGCGTGTTCAGCGGCCGCCAGATCCTGAACCTGAACACCACGCCGACCACGATCAACCTGCCGAGCAACAACAACTTTTCGTTCCTCGGCGGTTTCAGCACGGGGCATAGCTCGATCCAGGCGCTGATCGACGCGCTGAACCAGGAGGGCCTCATCTCCGTGCTGGCGGAGCCGAATCTGGTCGCGCTCTCGGGCCAGACCGCGAGCTTTCTCGCAGGCGGCGAGTTTCCGATTCCGATCCAGCAGCAGGACAACGCAATCACGGTCGAATTCAAGCAGTTCGGCGTGAAGCTCGATTTCACGCCCACCGTGCTGGCCGATAACCATATCAGCCTGAAAGTGCGGCCCGAAGTCAGCCAGCTCGATTCGACCGCGAGCATCACGACCGGCGGCATTACGATTCCGGGGCTGTCGGTGCGCCGCCTCGATACCACCGTCGAGTTGTCCAGCGGGCAGAGCTTCGCGATTGGCGGCCTGTTGCAGGCCAACACCAACGACGTGATCTCGCAGGTGCCCGGACTCGGTTCGCTGCCGGTGCTCGGCAAACTGTTCACGTCGACGAACTATCAGAACAACAAGACCGAACTGGTCGTCATCGTGACCCCGTACATCGTGCAGCCGGTCGATCCGGGCCGGCTGCGCACGCCGACGGATTCGATGGCGGTGCTCAGCCCGAGCAGCGACGTCGAGTACACCTATCAGAAGAAGATCGGACTGGATCCGCTGTCCGCTCACACGCCTCGCCTCGTCGGCGCGGCCGGCTTCATTTACTGAGCCCGCACCATGAATGCCACTCGCTCACTGATCTGCGCCGCGCTCGGCGTGGCCGCCTGCACGCTGCTCGGCGGCTGCTTCACCAAGCCGTCGATCGGCATGCCGGACGCGTCCACGCTGTCGTATGACGGCCACTCGGTCATCGGTCCGGACTGCGCCGAACTGGAACGCAAGTCGCTCGTCTCGAACGCGGGTTTTCGCCGTCCGAGCATCGCGTTCGGCTGCGCGACCTATAGCAACCTGGCCGCACAGATCGCGCGCCCGGCCGACATCGTGACGCCGCTGCCGCTCGGCCCCGCGGACGGCGCGGTCGCCGCCGCCGGCGTGCGCCGCTACCAGACGGACCAGGTTACGCCGCTCGACGCGACCACCACGCGTCAACAGGAAAAGCCGTGATGACCCCGATCCTTCGCAGGAACGCAATATGAGTCTCATCAGCCTGATCAAACCCGGCGCCGCGCAAGCCACCAAGTCGTGCGAATTTCTCGCCTTCGTGGCCGATCGCGACAGCGAAGGCGCGGTCCGCCGCTACGTGCTCGACCACATGCTGCCGCATGCGCACGTGGCAGTGGGCGACATCGACGCGGCAATCGAATTTCTCAAAAGCGCCGAACGCTCGCCGTCGCGGCTGCTCGTGGACATCACGGGCTCGTCGATGCCCGTGTCCGATCTCGCGCGGCTCGCGCAGGTATGCGAACCGTCGGTCAAGGTGTTCGTGCTCGGCGATCGCAACGACGTCGGCCTGTTCCGCAACCTGCTGCAACTCGGCGTGACCGACTACATGGTCAAGCCGATCGCGCTCGAACTGCTGCAGCGCACGCTCGACGGCGACACCAGCGCCACGATCAGCTCGGGGCGCGCCGGCAAGGTGGTGAGCTTCATCGGCACGCGCGGCGGTGTGGGCGTGACCACACTCGCACTCTCGATCGGTCAGCATCTCGCCACGGACACGCACCGCCGGGTCGCCTATATCGACGTGAATCTGCGCGGCGGCGCGGTGCACTCGCTGCTCGGTCTCGAAAGCAACAACGGACTTGCAGACGCGCTCACCAACGTGCACCGGCTTGACCCCCAGTATCTGGAGCGCACGCTGCTCTCCAAGGGCAACCGCTTCTTCGTGCTGTCGGCCGAACTCGATTACGGTGCGGATTTCACGCCGCCGCCAGGGGGCCTCGCCGCGCTGATCGGCGTGCTGAAAAACAGCTTCCACTATGTCGTGCTCGACGTGCCGAACGTGCAGTCCGCCATCGCCGAAGAGGCCATCTCGGCTTCACGCCGCGTGTTCGTGGTCGGCGACCACTCGGTGCATTCCGCGCGGCATGCACCGCGCCTGTTCCGCTATATCGAGAGCCGCTCGGGCACGCCGGCCGCTTCGCTGGTTCTGAACAATCCTGCGCCTGCCATCGCCGCCCAGGTCAAAACCAACGACTTCATGCAGGCGGTAGGCCGCGTGGTTCAGGCCGAAGTGCCTTACGACGGGCGCGCCGTGCAAACCGCCGAGAACCTCGGCGACGCCGGCCGCGTCGCGTCCTCGTCGGCGTTCGGCGCCGCGATCGAACAGCTGAGCGCCGAGCTGACCGGACAGCCGGTACTCGCGCAGTCAGGCTGGCTCTCGCGCCGCCTCAAACGCAGGAGCGCATGATGTTCGGACAGAAAGGCGATACGCTCGACACCGCGTCGCAATCCAGCGCGCTGGACGCGCTCAACGCAATCGACCGCGCCGCGTCACTGCCGTCGAACAAGGCGGAAGCGGGTGCGCCTGCCCATCACGGCAGCCACGCGCCGCACGCTTCGCACACTCCACACACTTCGCACGCGCCGGCCAGCAGTGCGCCGGCCGCTGTCTCCGGCATCGCGGGTCTTGGCGCGGCGAGCTTCACGAGCAACGAAGGCAACGAAGCGCTGATCCGCTCCGAAAACTTCCGGATCATCCGCACGGCCGTGTATGCCGGGATGAACGTGTCGGCAGTGGTCGCGCAATCGCGTCCGCAGGTTCGCAAGGGCATCGAACAGATCGGTGCGCAGATCGTCGAACGCGATCGCCTGAATGTGACGCAGGTCGAACTGAACCAGATCGTCGACGAGATCCTGAACGACATGTTCGGCGTCGGCCCGATCGAACCGCTGCTCGCCGACGATACCGTCACCGACATTCTGGTGAACGGCTCCGACCAGGTGTACGTGGAACGTCACGGAAGGCTGGAGTTGACGCCGCTGAAGTTCCGCGACAACGCGCACGTGGTGAACGTCGCGCAGCGCATCGCCGCGGCGGTCGGGCGGCGCGTGGACGAGAGCAGTCCGATGGTCGACGCGCGTCTGGCCGACGGCAGCCGCGTCAACGTGGTACTGCCGCCGCTCGCGTTGCGCGGCGCATGTATCGCGATCCGGAAGTTCAGCAAGCGCAACATCACGCTCGCGCGGATGGCGCAGCAGGGCAATCTGTCCGAACCCATGATGCGCGTGCTCAAGATCGCGAGCGCCTGCCGTCTGAATACGATCATTTCGGGCGGCACGGGCTCCGGCAAAACCACGCTGCTCAACGCGATGTCGCACTTCATCGACGCGCGCGAACGCATTCTCACCATCGAAGACGCCGCCGAACTGCAGCTGCAGCAGCCCCACGTGGTAAGCCTCGAAACGCGCCCGGACAATACCGAGGGCTTTGGCGGCGTGAACCAGCGCGATCTCGTGAAGAACGCGCTGCGGATGCGGCCTGACCGGATCATCCTCGGTGAAACGCGCGGCGCGGAAGCATTCGACGTGCTGCAGGCAATGAATACCGGCCACGACGGCTCGATGACCACGGTCCACGCGAACACGCCGCGCGACGCGCTCACGCGGATCGAAAGCATGGTGATGATGGCCAACGGCAATCTGCCGCTGCTGTCGATCCGCCGCCAGATCGCGAGCGCGGTGAACCTGATCCTGCAGATCGAGCGGATGCGCGACGGTATGCGCCGCATTACGCGCGTCACCGAAGTGGCCGGCATGGAAGGCGACGTGATCATCACGCAGGACCTGTTCACTTTCCGCTACGACGCAAGCTCTTTCAACGAGGAAGTCAAGGGCACGTTCGAAGTGTCGTCGGTGCGGCCCGCGTTTTCGGCGCGCGCTGCCTATTACGGCCTTGAAGAAGCGCTTCAGGAAGCGATGCAGTCATGAGCCCGGTCGATATCGTCACCGCCTCGGTCTTCGTCGGCTCGCTGCTGGTGGGCCTGATCGTGCGCATTCTGATCGGCTCGGCGCGCTCGAGCGCGCCCGCGCTCATCAAGGCGCGCCTCGCCGTGATCGCGCAGCACCACGGCGCACGCGACAGCATCGCCGGCGAACGCGCGGCAAGCGGATTTCGCGCGCAGGTGAGCAACCACCCGGCCAAGGCGTGGCTCGACGCGCGTCTGGACCGGCTGAAGATCGTCGCAGGACCGCGCGGCGTCGTGATCGTGGCGAGCGCCGCGGTGACGATGTACTCCGCCAGCGTCGCCGCGCTGCATTACTCGCCGCTGCCCGGCTGGGGCACGCCGCTCGCGGCGCTCGCGATCATGGTGTTCCTGACGGTGCGTCTGTATCAGAAGCTCGTCGCGCATTATCAACTGCGCTTCATCAACGCGTTTCCCGACACGCTCGACCTCATCATCCGCGCGGTGCGCGCGGGCGTGCCCGTCGCCCAGGCCATCGTCGCGGCGGGCAACGAGGGCGCCGAGCCGGTGCGCTCCGAATTCAACACGATGGGTAACTCGCTGAAGGTCGGCATCGGCGTGGACGAGGTGCTCGAAGTGGCCGTGAAGCGCATCCAGATTCCCGATTTCTCGTTCTTCTCCGTATGCCTACTGCTGCAACGCGAGACAGGCGGCCAGCTGGGAGAAACGCTCGAGAACCTCTCCGCGATCATTCGCGCGCGCCGCGATCTGCGGCTCAAAACCCGCGCGCTGACCGGCGAAACCCGCGTGGCCAGCAAGATCATCGCCGCGGTGCCGTTCGTGATTCTGGGGATTCTTTATCTGGTCAGCCGCGATTACGTGATGCTGCTGTTCTCCGAACCGTCCGGGCACACCATTCTGGTGACGGCAGCGGGACTACTCGCCACGGGCCTGTTCGTGATCGCGAAGATGTCCAATCTCGACGGCGCCCGCTGAACGCTCAGGACCGACCATGCCCTTCTCCGCCAGAAACCTGCTCGATCTCGGCCTGTGCGCGCTGCTGTTGACGCTCGCGTACGTCTATTACCGCGTGCGCAGCGGCCCTGCGGAGCGCGTGGCCGATCGCGTGCGCATGCTGAACGCGCTGAAAATCACCACCACGAGTGAGATCGAAGAGACCGACGACACGCTGACAAAGCGCCTCCTCAGGCGCATTGCCGACCTCGGCGAGCGTTTGCCGCTGCTTGACGCGAAGCGCCGCGCGGCGCTCACCCGAACCCTCGTGCGCGCGGGTTTTCGCAGCCGCCGTGCCACCGCGCTGCTGGTCGCGACCAAGTTCTTCGCGGGCCTCGCGTTCGCGATTCCTGCATTCATCGTCTTTGCCGATGTGCCGAATTTCGGCGAGTACTTCATCATGCGCGCGTTCGCCTTTCTGGGCGGCTTCATGATCGGCATGATCGTTCCCGAGTATGCGCTCGCGTGGTACTCGCGGCGCCGTCGCAACGAGATTTCTCTCTATCTGCCTGACGCGCTCGACCTGCTCGTGATCTGCACGAACGCCGGCAACAGTCTGAGCGTGGCGATCCGGCGCGTGTCGTCCGAAATCGCGCTGATGGCGCCGGCGCTCGCGCAGGAGCTCACCTTCACCGCGAACGAACTGCAACTCGGCGGCGACAGTACCGCTGTACTGCGCAACTTCGCGGAACGTGTCGATCTGCCCTCGGCGCGCAGCCTCGTTTCCACGCTCATTCAATCGATGCAATACGGCACGCCGATCACCCAGGCGCTGCGGGTGCTCTCACGCAGCGAACGCGCCGCGCGCCTGATGGCCATGGAAGAAAAAGCCGCCAAGCTACCCCCGAAGATCACGCTGCCCATGATGATCTTCATCCTGCCGACGGTCGTCATGATCGCGTGCGGCCCCGCAATCCTGACGCTGGGGTCGGTATTCAAAGACCTGCTCAAATGAACTCAACACTCGTCGCCCGCGCCGCGCTGTGCGCCTCCGCCCTGCTCGCCGCCACGCTGCTCGCAGCCTGCGGTTCATCCGCGCCGCGCGCGCAGATTCCCATGCCACGGCCCACGGTGCTCAACACGTCGCCCAGCACGGCAAGCGAGTTGCACATCGCGAACACCGCGCTGCAAGGCGGCAACGTGCAGATGGCCGCGTCCATCTACGAGCGCGAGCTGGCCGCGCACCCGGATTCGACCGAGGCGCTGCTTGGTCTCGCCGAAGCGAACTATATCGAGGGCGACATGAGCCACGCGCGCGCGCTCTACGAACGCGCCGGGCAGATCGCGAAGGGCGCGCGCGGCCCGCGTCTCGGCCTCGCGCGTGTCGCGATCCGCGAGCGCCGCTTCGCCGATGCGATCCTGCTGTATCAGCCGCTCGTCGCCGCCAATCCGGCGGACGCGGTCGCATATGCGGGTCTCGGCACCGCGTACGACATGAGCGGGCGGCATAGCGACGCGCAGTCGGTGTATCGCAAGGGTCTCGTCGCCACGCCGGGCGACGTCGCGCTGCGCACGAATCTCGGACTCTCACTGGTGCTCGATGGCCAGCCGCGCGAAGGTGCGAACCTGCTGCTCGACGTCGCGAACAGCCCGAGCGCACCGCCGCAGGCGCGTCAGAATCTCGCGCTCGCCTACGGCGTGCTCGGCAACGACGACGCGGCCGGCCGGATCCTGTCGGTCGATCTGCCGAAAGGGTCGGTCAACGACGATCTGCGCTATTACGACGCCGTCCGTGCATTGCTGGCGAAGCAGCCCGCGTCCGACGCGCCGCCCGTGCGTGGCCCGGCCGCGACCGACACCGGCATCGCGCCCTAGACTGACCAAGGCTACCCGTGCACGCTCGCTTCCGCACACTGTTCAGGCCGGGCCGCGCCCTCGGGCGTGCGCTGCACCGCGTCGTCCGGCGACTGCGCACGGACGACCGCGCGGTGACCGCGGTCGAATTCGCACTCGTGTCGCCGGTAGTCGTGTTCCTGTTGCTGGGACTCGTGGAAACCGGCCTCGACCTGTGGGTCGATGCGACGGTCGAAACCGCAGTGCAACGCGCGTCGCGCCTGGGCATCACCACGCTGCCGCCCACCGGCGAGGCCAACATGCAGGACGCGGTCAACGACAGCATCAAGAACACGATGTCCGTCTGGCTGCCGCGTGCGTTGACGTTCAACATCACCAGCAAGGTCTATCCGTCTTACGACGGCTCGGCGGGCGCGGAGCCTTATACGGACGTCGGCCATGTCGGCCACTACGTGCAAGGCGACCCTTTCGTCGACGTGAACAAGAACGGTGTCTGGGACGCCGATCTCGGCGTGAACGGCACGGGTAATTACGACGACGTGGTGAGCTACACGGTGACGATCACCATGTCCAGTTTCACCGGCATTCCCGAATTGTTTGGCATTCCTCAACTGGTATTTTCACGCACGTTCATCGTGCAGAACGAACCTTCATCATGATGCGCTCACTGATTCGCCGCTGCCGTCAGCGCGCCGGACGCTCCGGCGTCAAACGCTTCTGGCTCTCCGATCACGGCGTGGCCGGGATCGAAACGGCCGTCCTGGTGCCGCTCATTCTGCTGATGATGCTCGGCTTCACCGAACTGTATCTGTATTTGCGCACCATCTCGGCTGCCGAGCGCGTGGCCTTCACGCTCGCGGACACCATCGGGCAGAAACCGAGCATCGCCAACGTGAACAACACGGCAAGCGCGAACAACATCGGCACGTACTGGTATGCAGCGGACGCGATCGCCAGGCCGCTCGATTTCGCCAACCGCGGCGAGGTGATCATCACGTCGATCTGCGATTCGGTATCAAACAACTGCACCGATCCGGACGCACTCGGCAAAGTAGGCGATAAAGGTGTGCCGGCGAAACTCTGGCGAGTCGTCTCGCCGAAGGCCGGGGCGAACAGCCCCAATCAGAAATCGCGGCTGCCGGCAGGCTTCACGCCCCCGGCGTGGCCTTTCTATAGCGGTGACTCGGCGATCGCGGTGGAGGTCTTCTACCAGTTCAATCCCTATCTGATGACCTCTGCGTTCTGGGCCGATGCGCCAGGCGTCGTCACGGTCTACGAGGTGGTGTACGCACGGCCGCGCAAGACGGTGGTTCAACTCACTTCATCATGAGCGCCCTCCCGCCACCGTCCCGGACAGTCATGCCATCCACGTCATCCCCGCTGGCCACCTTGCCGACGCCGCGTGCGGTTCGCGGCGTCGCGTCACTCATGACACGCATTTCACGAGCACTGCGTGCATGCTGCTCTGCACGCTCGCGAATTGGCGAGCGCGGCGCGGTCACGCCGGTCTTTGCCGTCTGCACCGGGCTGATCCTGATGTGCCTGCTCGGCGGAATCGATCTGATGCGCACGCACCTGATGCAGTCGAGGCTGCAGAACGCGCTCGACGCCGCGACGATCGCGGCCAGCGTGAACCTGAGCCTCTATCCGACCTTGCAAGGCAGCGAGTTGACCGCGTGGAAGACCAATGCGTACAACTATCTGATGGGCAACATACCGGACGGCTACGTCGGCGGAACGGTTGATCCAGATAGCTTCACGGCGAGTGTCAGCGGCTCGCTAGGCGCCGGGCAGATCGTTTCCGTGCAGGTCAACGCCACCGTGCCGCTGTGGTCTGCCGGCCTGCTGTCGATTGCGTCGAACACGGTCACCGCGTCGAATCAGGCGATGCGTCGCAACGAAACCAATCTCGAACTGGTGATGGCGCTCGACAACACCGGCTCGATGGGCAACAGCGCGACGGGCAACGGCGGCGCGAGCAAGATCCAGGGCTTGCGCGACGCCGCCTCCACGCTCGTTACGCTGATGCTCGGCGACGGCAGCACGCCGCCTCCCGGCAACGCGGTGATCGGTCTCGTGCCGTTCGCGAGTACCGTGAACGTCAAAAGCATTGCCAGCGCCAGCAACTGGTTCGGGCCGCTGCCTTCGTTCAACACGAATGGCGTTAGCGAAAGCAACTGGTCGGGCTGCGTGATCGAACCGCGCCTGAACAGCAGCGGACAGCCCGATGAACAGAACGGCGTGCTGGATATACAGACCTATAAGCCCGGGGCAAAACTCTTCAAGAAGTACTACTACAACGCGCCGTCCACGGGAATGCAGGTGCAGACCTGTGCGAGCGGCTCATTTCAGACCTGCGAGTCCAATTCGTCCTCGCCGGACACCACCGTGAACAGCGTGCCGTTCGCGATCAACTCGAACGGCAAACCCAATCCGAATGGCGAGCCCGGCAACATTTACGCAACGGACCCCTACTCGGGTCTCACACGGGTCTGGGCGCAGCGCAGCGCCACCACCAACTCCACGTACACGCAAAACGCCGACTGCATCTCGCAGAAGGTGGTCTTCCTGAGTTCGGATCAGTCCGCCCTCAGCACCGCCATTAAAGGCATGAACGCGGCCGGCTCGACGATCATTCCGCTTGGCATCCTGTGGAGTTGGCGCATGCTTTCGCCCGACTGGGCCGGACCCACGGGTTGGGGCAGCCCGACTCTGCCCTATCCGACCGACAAGCTGGGACTCAAGCGCGTGCTGATCGTACTCACCGACGGCCAGAATCAGGTGAGCGGTACCGGCACCTTCCCGAACGCGATCTATTTCAACGGACTGAGCGGCGTGGGCAACGCGACGCTACCCGTGCCGAGCGTCACGCGCAGCGACAGTACGTCGTTGGCCAATGGGCGCATCGACTCGGCGGAATTACATAACAATAGTCCGACCGACCCAAGCGCCGGAAATGCGGGCTATGTCGACGATCTGAATACGTTCCAGCTCGCGCTATGCACCAAAATGAAGGCCGAGGGCATCATCATCTATGCGATTACGTTCGGCGCGGATTCGGCGAGCAGCGAGG includes:
- the cpaB gene encoding Flp pilus assembly protein CpaB; the protein is MSNTFKLLLLVVAAGIFAVLARTLFLNASSNTPAPVESSKMIRVAGADLPEGLLLRDSDFGWRSVENGDVPSGAIVKGAEGTELKGALLRHPITKGTVIVSADVIPANDPGFLAATLKPDMRAVSVAIDDVSGNAGLIQPGDYVDLLMTQQLDRQDASRDMSITSETVAQRVRVLAVGSQFQRPKGNTSDVDSHGTARTVTLEVTPHRAEVIAVAAKLGSLSLALRSFARTAVVNAASDAIEDAPPPVYAGDITHAARVQRASAPATQPEAVRAVPVDAPVQVFRGSDKSAVGSESGGAWSSGTPPLPPIPSGMALPGAVKQTPSGQPAKSNSGNGGNGGGIKPIAQQFVDGVPVAQ
- a CDS encoding type II and III secretion system protein family protein yields the protein MSVSHKSLCAAVLLSFTASLACAAGHAAVLEAPHSPARTPIVAHAAASSQQSAAAGNEAQLTVAAGKGEMVRLTEPATAVFVADPEIADVNVPNPRAVFVLGKKAGTTTLYVLGANNKQVLRQTIVVSQDVTTLDSILRARFPALHLQLISAPGSLMISGDVDNAAEADAIVQTLTPYLKEKEQLINRLSIPRPLQVQLRVRITEIDRNVTQQLGINWNTISNFAGNFSTGVFSGRQILNLNTTPTTINLPSNNNFSFLGGFSTGHSSIQALIDALNQEGLISVLAEPNLVALSGQTASFLAGGEFPIPIQQQDNAITVEFKQFGVKLDFTPTVLADNHISLKVRPEVSQLDSTASITTGGITIPGLSVRRLDTTVELSSGQSFAIGGLLQANTNDVISQVPGLGSLPVLGKLFTSTNYQNNKTELVVIVTPYIVQPVDPGRLRTPTDSMAVLSPSSDVEYTYQKKIGLDPLSAHTPRLVGAAGFIY
- a CDS encoding CpaD family pilus assembly lipoprotein; protein product: MNATRSLICAALGVAACTLLGGCFTKPSIGMPDASTLSYDGHSVIGPDCAELERKSLVSNAGFRRPSIAFGCATYSNLAAQIARPADIVTPLPLGPADGAVAAAGVRRYQTDQVTPLDATTTRQQEKP
- a CDS encoding AAA family ATPase gives rise to the protein MSLISLIKPGAAQATKSCEFLAFVADRDSEGAVRRYVLDHMLPHAHVAVGDIDAAIEFLKSAERSPSRLLVDITGSSMPVSDLARLAQVCEPSVKVFVLGDRNDVGLFRNLLQLGVTDYMVKPIALELLQRTLDGDTSATISSGRAGKVVSFIGTRGGVGVTTLALSIGQHLATDTHRRVAYIDVNLRGGAVHSLLGLESNNGLADALTNVHRLDPQYLERTLLSKGNRFFVLSAELDYGADFTPPPGGLAALIGVLKNSFHYVVLDVPNVQSAIAEEAISASRRVFVVGDHSVHSARHAPRLFRYIESRSGTPAASLVLNNPAPAIAAQVKTNDFMQAVGRVVQAEVPYDGRAVQTAENLGDAGRVASSSAFGAAIEQLSAELTGQPVLAQSGWLSRRLKRRSA
- a CDS encoding ATPase, T2SS/T4P/T4SS family, which produces MMFGQKGDTLDTASQSSALDALNAIDRAASLPSNKAEAGAPAHHGSHAPHASHTPHTSHAPASSAPAAVSGIAGLGAASFTSNEGNEALIRSENFRIIRTAVYAGMNVSAVVAQSRPQVRKGIEQIGAQIVERDRLNVTQVELNQIVDEILNDMFGVGPIEPLLADDTVTDILVNGSDQVYVERHGRLELTPLKFRDNAHVVNVAQRIAAAVGRRVDESSPMVDARLADGSRVNVVLPPLALRGACIAIRKFSKRNITLARMAQQGNLSEPMMRVLKIASACRLNTIISGGTGSGKTTLLNAMSHFIDARERILTIEDAAELQLQQPHVVSLETRPDNTEGFGGVNQRDLVKNALRMRPDRIILGETRGAEAFDVLQAMNTGHDGSMTTVHANTPRDALTRIESMVMMANGNLPLLSIRRQIASAVNLILQIERMRDGMRRITRVTEVAGMEGDVIITQDLFTFRYDASSFNEEVKGTFEVSSVRPAFSARAAYYGLEEALQEAMQS
- a CDS encoding type II secretion system F family protein, encoding MSPVDIVTASVFVGSLLVGLIVRILIGSARSSAPALIKARLAVIAQHHGARDSIAGERAASGFRAQVSNHPAKAWLDARLDRLKIVAGPRGVVIVASAAVTMYSASVAALHYSPLPGWGTPLAALAIMVFLTVRLYQKLVAHYQLRFINAFPDTLDLIIRAVRAGVPVAQAIVAAGNEGAEPVRSEFNTMGNSLKVGIGVDEVLEVAVKRIQIPDFSFFSVCLLLQRETGGQLGETLENLSAIIRARRDLRLKTRALTGETRVASKIIAAVPFVILGILYLVSRDYVMLLFSEPSGHTILVTAAGLLATGLFVIAKMSNLDGAR
- a CDS encoding type II secretion system F family protein yields the protein MPFSARNLLDLGLCALLLTLAYVYYRVRSGPAERVADRVRMLNALKITTTSEIEETDDTLTKRLLRRIADLGERLPLLDAKRRAALTRTLVRAGFRSRRATALLVATKFFAGLAFAIPAFIVFADVPNFGEYFIMRAFAFLGGFMIGMIVPEYALAWYSRRRRNEISLYLPDALDLLVICTNAGNSLSVAIRRVSSEIALMAPALAQELTFTANELQLGGDSTAVLRNFAERVDLPSARSLVSTLIQSMQYGTPITQALRVLSRSERAARLMAMEEKAAKLPPKITLPMMIFILPTVVMIACGPAILTLGSVFKDLLK
- a CDS encoding tetratricopeptide repeat protein, producing MNSTLVARAALCASALLAATLLAACGSSAPRAQIPMPRPTVLNTSPSTASELHIANTALQGGNVQMAASIYERELAAHPDSTEALLGLAEANYIEGDMSHARALYERAGQIAKGARGPRLGLARVAIRERRFADAILLYQPLVAANPADAVAYAGLGTAYDMSGRHSDAQSVYRKGLVATPGDVALRTNLGLSLVLDGQPREGANLLLDVANSPSAPPQARQNLALAYGVLGNDDAAGRILSVDLPKGSVNDDLRYYDAVRALLAKQPASDAPPVRGPAATDTGIAP
- a CDS encoding TadE/TadG family type IV pilus assembly protein; the protein is MHARFRTLFRPGRALGRALHRVVRRLRTDDRAVTAVEFALVSPVVVFLLLGLVETGLDLWVDATVETAVQRASRLGITTLPPTGEANMQDAVNDSIKNTMSVWLPRALTFNITSKVYPSYDGSAGAEPYTDVGHVGHYVQGDPFVDVNKNGVWDADLGVNGTGNYDDVVSYTVTITMSSFTGIPELFGIPQLVFSRTFIVQNEPSS
- a CDS encoding pilus assembly protein — its product is MMRSLIRRCRQRAGRSGVKRFWLSDHGVAGIETAVLVPLILLMMLGFTELYLYLRTISAAERVAFTLADTIGQKPSIANVNNTASANNIGTYWYAADAIARPLDFANRGEVIITSICDSVSNNCTDPDALGKVGDKGVPAKLWRVVSPKAGANSPNQKSRLPAGFTPPAWPFYSGDSAIAVEVFYQFNPYLMTSAFWADAPGVVTVYEVVYARPRKTVVQLTSS